A genomic window from Cucumis melo cultivar AY chromosome 8, USDA_Cmelo_AY_1.0, whole genome shotgun sequence includes:
- the LOC103486052 gene encoding uncharacterized protein LOC103486052: MKASLKFREDQKPLLRAKIPLTILGLPFQSAIAAGTSKELTLKLSTLFESGPSFNLAYRPNDSSNPFSVIVKTGIASFGSPISSPMLMSAEFNLIASGNPTFMLHFKPKLGDFSVKKSQSSSVMFQKVPKSEEEPVDVKTAVSKAVSGLEVAVSTAVPIMKSGAVRFRWGLRVPAAEGMKMSGGISFREVPFMVMDKIGFEHVDGGDMSTKEGSLGNGDLNLDSDCFSVKRQFEVLKLENGLLKKSIDDLRKQMKLFSNSGRRLNDRNAPELGGFDGLPPDDKAAGVEELRKPALPSA; the protein is encoded by the coding sequence ATGAAAGCATCTCTGAAATTCCGTGAAGACCAGAAACCATTATTGAGAGCGAAAATCCCTCTCACCATTCTCGGCCTCCCTTTCCAATCCGCCATAGCCGCCGGAACCTCCAAAGAACTCACTCTCAAGCTCTCAACTCTCTTCGAATCCGGCCCCTCCTTCAATCTTGCATATCGCCCCAACGATTCTTCAAACCCCTTCTCTGTAATCGTCAAAACCGGAATCGCCTCCTTCGGCTCACCGATCTCTTCCCCTATGCTCATGAGCGCCGAATTCAACTTAATCGCCTCTGGGAACCCCACTTTCATGCTCCACTTCAAGCCTAAACTCGGCGATTTCTCCGTCAAGAAATCGCAATCCTCGTCCGTGATGTTCCAGAAGGTTCCGAAATCGGAGGAGGAACCTGTGGATGTTAAAACTGCTGTTTCGAAGGCGGTTTCCGGTTTGGAGGTGGCGGTTAGTACGGCGGTTCCGATTATGAAATCCGGCGCCGTGAGGTTTCGTTGGGGTCTTAGGGTTCCTGCTGCGGAGGGGATGAAGATGAGTGGTGGGATTTCGTTTAGGGAGGTTCCGTTCATGGTGATGGATAAGATCGGGTTCGAACACGTGGACGGTGGGGATATGAGTACGAAGGAGGGTAGTTTGGGAAATGGGGATTTGAATTTGGATTCGGATTGCTTTTCGGTGAAGCGTCAGTTTGAGGTTCTGAAGTTAGAGAATGGGTTATTGAAAAAAAGCATAGACGATCTTAGGAAGCAAATGAAATTGTTCTCCAATTCCGGCCGCCGACTTAACGACAGAAATGCGCCGGAGTTGGGTGGTTTTGATGGGTTGCCGCCAGATGACAAGGCGGCGGGGGTTGAGGAGCTGAGGAAACCGGCGCTGCCTAGTGCCTGA